The SAR202 cluster bacterium genome has a window encoding:
- a CDS encoding alpha/beta hydrolase, translating into MNEPTSNYIQAKDTTIHYLEWGAGSKTIVLVHGSGLCASVWDMTAKFLAKDYRVIALDLRGHGDSDKIPGHYTWPEIVGDFPEFIRALNLEEIYLVGHSRGGGVASLGGSLISERLVGLVLIEPTLSLGRIIPKKTPNTLTLADITRKRRTEFDDLESIFNSYSKAETFKNWDSEILWSYITGGTYKMPNGLYTLKCTPETEAIFYEENTPTYMFEELYNIKCPTLLITSENQQRFPENSIALQSIKNSVVSFEHSVVSGVGHFIPQEKPREFNALVFNFFNNI; encoded by the coding sequence ATGAACGAACCGACAAGTAATTATATACAAGCAAAAGATACAACAATTCATTACTTAGAATGGGGAGCAGGGTCTAAAACAATTGTATTGGTACATGGTTCGGGACTTTGTGCTTCTGTATGGGATATGACAGCTAAATTTTTAGCAAAAGATTATCGCGTTATAGCTCTGGATTTACGAGGGCATGGGGATTCAGATAAAATTCCTGGTCATTATACTTGGCCTGAAATTGTTGGTGATTTCCCAGAATTTATTAGAGCATTAAATTTAGAAGAAATCTATCTTGTAGGGCATTCTAGAGGCGGGGGGGTTGCATCTCTTGGAGGCTCATTGATATCCGAAAGGTTAGTAGGGTTAGTATTAATAGAACCTACTCTGAGTTTGGGCAGAATTATTCCTAAAAAAACACCAAATACATTGACTCTTGCCGATATAACTAGAAAGCGAAGAACTGAATTTGATGATTTAGAATCTATATTTAATAGTTATAGTAAAGCTGAAACTTTTAAAAATTGGGATTCGGAAATTTTATGGTCATATATTACAGGTGGGACTTATAAAATGCCTAATGGACTTTATACCTTGAAATGTACCCCAGAAACTGAAGCAATATTTTATGAAGAAAATACCCCAACATATATGTTTGAAGAGCTTTACAATATCAAATGTCCAACATTACTTATTACTTCTGAAAATCAACAAAGATTTCCAGAGAATTCAATAGCTTTGCAGAGTATAAAGAATTCAGTTGTTTCTTTTGAACATTCTGTTGTTAGTGGGGTAGGTCATTTTATCCCACAGGAGAAACCTAGAGAATTTAATGCATTAGTATTTAATTTTTTTAATAATATTTGA
- a CDS encoding D-2-hydroxyacid dehydrogenase, which yields MLLKPNILITSPMSSAYVEKLNADPKINQAKQLPRELWSKFAEFYHLGDKVAEIGPQEFAPFFEEADVIVCVGLPYRSIDWAPNLKWVQAWSAGVDHMKISGVLDAGIPVTTLAGLNAIPVAEHVMMFILMLAKKYNTFSENARNRIWRPAPATDEINGKTVGIFGLGAIGKHVARMAKSFDMRVIATKRTISSSDKDTENVDELLPTKEFDDLISQSDYLVLSCPLSDETRGIMNEAKLKKMKSSSYLINVSRGEVVDEQALIKALKEEWIAGAGLDVFTNEPLEEESELWVQPNLIATSHRAGRSTSQQSRATELFEKNLALLIKGEPLINVVDPDRQY from the coding sequence ATGTTGTTAAAACCTAATATTTTAATTACTAGTCCAATGAGTTCCGCCTACGTTGAAAAATTAAATGCTGATCCGAAAATTAATCAGGCAAAACAATTACCTAGAGAACTTTGGTCAAAATTTGCAGAATTTTATCATTTAGGAGACAAAGTTGCAGAAATCGGACCCCAGGAATTCGCCCCATTTTTTGAAGAGGCTGATGTGATTGTTTGCGTTGGCTTACCATATCGTTCTATAGATTGGGCCCCAAACCTTAAATGGGTACAAGCTTGGAGTGCAGGTGTTGATCATATGAAAATCTCTGGGGTTTTAGACGCCGGAATACCTGTAACTACTTTAGCAGGGTTAAATGCAATACCAGTTGCAGAACATGTAATGATGTTTATATTAATGCTTGCTAAGAAATATAATACATTTTCTGAAAATGCACGAAATCGGATTTGGAGGCCTGCACCAGCTACAGATGAAATTAATGGCAAAACTGTTGGAATATTTGGATTAGGGGCTATTGGTAAACACGTTGCAAGAATGGCAAAGTCGTTTGATATGAGAGTCATTGCAACAAAGCGAACCATTAGCAGCTCAGATAAGGACACTGAAAACGTTGATGAGCTTTTACCTACAAAAGAATTCGATGACTTAATTTCTCAAAGTGACTATCTAGTTCTTAGTTGCCCTTTGTCTGACGAAACAAGAGGCATTATGAATGAAGCAAAATTAAAAAAAATGAAATCTAGCTCGTATTTAATTAATGTTTCACGGGGTGAAGTTGTTGATGAGCAAGCATTGATTAAAGCTTTAAAAGAAGAATGGATTGCTGGGGCTGGTTTGGATGTTTTTACAAATGAACCCCTAGAAGAAGAAAGTGAATTATGGGTTCAACCTAATCTTATTGCTACTTCTCATAGAGCAGGACGTTCTACTAGTCAACAATCTAGAGCTACCGAATTATTTGAAAAAAATCTTGCTTTATTAATTAAAGGCGAACCATTAATTAATGTTGTAGACCCTGATAGGCAATACTAA
- a CDS encoding MFS transporter yields MLENRSTREKKFPNNIFYGWWIILAGLVGMTLGVGFNFHALNAFIIPVSETFNVSIAVVATVLSVARIETALIGPLEGYLVDRFGPRTMMFIGLPIMSLGFFLISIAQNITVFIICFLLGVVLGSSLGLGNPISTSVANWWVKKRGRAFGILWLGTSLASIIVPLVNMFIESYGWRNAFRLMGFLVLIVGIPIACVMRHRPEQYGMLPDGEHYSKSSTSEDNTLNDSEISFTMMQAIRLKTFWAFAFSVSIRIGITTAVAINSFPLVVSLGGTATQASMLFLLQGVLSAPGRVFLSWAGDSINKRYIMASSLFVMTISLFFMSQANNFTFLAFCWVPYAVVWGGLSSLPQSLRADLFGRKNFGSIQGAMSPLHSIFSVASPIFAAAIYDNTQSYSGAFLTFSGLALFSMVLILIAKPVK; encoded by the coding sequence ATGTTAGAAAATAGATCGACAAGAGAGAAAAAATTTCCTAATAACATTTTTTACGGTTGGTGGATAATATTAGCTGGTTTGGTTGGTATGACACTGGGCGTAGGATTTAATTTCCATGCATTGAATGCATTCATAATACCTGTTTCAGAAACCTTTAATGTCAGTATAGCTGTAGTTGCTACGGTTTTGTCGGTAGCAAGAATAGAAACAGCCTTGATAGGACCGTTAGAAGGTTATCTTGTTGATAGGTTTGGTCCTAGAACGATGATGTTTATTGGACTTCCTATAATGAGCCTTGGTTTTTTTCTTATTAGCATTGCTCAAAATATCACAGTATTTATTATTTGTTTTTTGTTAGGTGTTGTTTTAGGGAGTAGTTTGGGATTGGGTAATCCTATATCGACTTCAGTTGCAAATTGGTGGGTAAAAAAACGCGGTAGGGCTTTTGGTATTTTATGGCTTGGTACTAGTCTTGCATCAATTATTGTCCCTTTAGTGAATATGTTCATTGAGTCGTATGGATGGCGAAATGCATTTAGATTGATGGGTTTTTTAGTATTAATAGTAGGTATCCCTATAGCTTGTGTGATGAGGCATAGACCTGAACAATACGGAATGTTGCCAGATGGGGAACATTACAGTAAATCCTCTACATCTGAAGACAATACTCTCAATGATAGTGAAATATCTTTTACTATGATGCAAGCAATAAGATTAAAAACATTTTGGGCTTTTGCGTTTTCAGTTAGTATCAGGATAGGTATAACAACTGCTGTTGCTATAAATTCCTTTCCTCTGGTGGTAAGCCTAGGAGGAACTGCAACCCAGGCAAGCATGTTGTTTTTATTGCAAGGTGTTTTAAGTGCCCCAGGAAGAGTATTTTTAAGTTGGGCAGGAGATAGTATCAACAAGCGCTATATCATGGCAAGTTCATTATTTGTTATGACAATATCTCTATTTTTTATGTCACAAGCAAATAATTTTACTTTTTTGGCATTTTGTTGGGTTCCATATGCAGTTGTCTGGGGTGGCTTATCGTCTTTACCTCAATCACTTCGCGCTGATTTATTTGGTAGAAAAAACTTTGGATCTATTCAAGGCGCTATGTCACCCTTACACAGTATTTTTTCAGTAGCTAGCCCTATATTTGCGGCTGCAATATATGATAATACGCAAAGTTATTCAGGTGCATTTCTTACATTTTCTGGTTTAGCATTATTTTCTATGGTATTAATTTTAATTGCTAAACCAGTGAAGTAA
- a CDS encoding Gfo/Idh/MocA family oxidoreductase → MAKDKVRIGMVGAGGNFVSRHIPGFNQVKEAELVGVSNRTRQSSEKIAKEFGIPNVYDSWIDLVQDDDIDAIAIGTWPYMHCPITLLALENGKHVLTEARMASNSTEAHTMLEASKENPDLVCQIVPAPFTLSIDKKINDLLLNGYVGDIVSVELTSNPGAFVNKDQPFQWRHNIKYSGNNIMMMGIWYETLMRWIGPAKSVSAMGKITVPYKKNDDGLYQSVEIPDHIDITCKMTCGAQATIKLSSVIGLNPKNEVWIYGTEGTIVINGTTLEIHGGKKGDKSISKIEVEKEYIVEGLQGLPAGWRVEEDFINSIVKGSPVIHSPFDVGVQYMEFTDAVSISAQEGKVVHLPFRN, encoded by the coding sequence ATGGCCAAAGACAAAGTTCGAATTGGAATGGTAGGTGCTGGAGGTAATTTTGTATCTAGGCACATTCCAGGATTTAATCAAGTTAAAGAAGCAGAATTGGTAGGAGTAAGCAATAGAACTAGGCAATCAAGTGAAAAAATAGCCAAGGAATTTGGCATTCCCAATGTTTATGACTCATGGATAGATTTAGTTCAAGATGACGATATAGACGCCATAGCAATTGGAACTTGGCCTTATATGCATTGCCCAATTACTCTCTTGGCTTTAGAAAATGGCAAACATGTCTTAACAGAAGCACGAATGGCATCAAATTCTACAGAAGCCCATACAATGCTCGAAGCGTCCAAAGAAAACCCTGACTTAGTATGTCAAATAGTACCTGCTCCTTTTACTCTTTCAATTGACAAAAAAATAAATGATCTTTTACTAAACGGCTATGTAGGAGACATCGTATCAGTAGAATTAACATCCAATCCTGGTGCTTTTGTAAATAAAGATCAACCATTTCAATGGAGACATAATATAAAATATAGTGGCAACAATATTATGATGATGGGTATTTGGTATGAAACATTAATGAGATGGATTGGTCCTGCCAAATCAGTAAGTGCCATGGGAAAAATTACAGTTCCATATAAAAAAAATGATGACGGACTGTATCAGTCAGTTGAAATTCCAGACCATATCGACATCACGTGTAAAATGACATGTGGTGCCCAAGCTACTATTAAATTAAGCTCAGTTATAGGGCTTAATCCCAAAAATGAAGTATGGATTTATGGGACAGAAGGCACAATAGTAATAAATGGCACGACTCTTGAAATCCATGGAGGGAAAAAAGGAGACAAGTCTATTTCAAAAATCGAAGTTGAAAAAGAATATATTGTCGAAGGATTACAAGGATTGCCAGCAGGATGGAGAGTTGAAGAAGATTTCATAAATAGCATTGTAAAAGGATCGCCTGTCATACATTCTCCATTTGATGTTGGAGTACAATATATGGAATTTACAGATGCTGTTTCAATCAGTGCTCAAGAAGGTAAAGTTGTTCATCTACCATTCAGAAATTAA